CAGGGCATAGGCGAACGCCGCCGGCACGGTCAGCAGGTCGGCGTAGCCGCCCTCGGCGTCCCAGCCGGTGTACCGCGACGCCGGGCAGAGGTTCTCCCGGCCGCTGCGGCACCAGCGGCACTGCCCGCACGTCGAGTGCAGCCAGGCCACCCCGACCCGGTCGCCCACCTCGAAACGGGTCACCCCGGGACCGGTCTCGGCGACCCGCCCCACCACCTCGTGACCCGGGGTGACGTGCGGCTGCCGGGGTGGCAGCTCGAGCGCCGCGAGGTGCAGGTCGGTGCGGCACACGCCGCAGGCCTCGACGCGCACGAGGACCTCACCGCGGACGGGCACGGGCATCGGGCACTCGGTCTGACGCAGGCGCGGGCGGTCCGTTCCGGTGACCACCCACGACCGCACGGATCAGTCCTTCAGCGTGGCTCGCTCATGCGTGACGGCCTCGATGTCCTGGGCCGCCGTGTGCAGCAGCTGGTGGGCCAGCTCCGAGAGCGCCCGTGCCGCGGCCAGCTCGTCGCCGATCTCGGGGATGTCGCGGTCCGCTGGGTTCAGCCGGGCCACCCCGGTGGCGGTCAGCGACGTGCGGTCCGACGTACGCAGTCGTGCGTCGGCGTGGGTGTGGCCGTCCCGCTCACCGATGAGCAGGTCGACGGACCAGGTCTTGACGGCGGTGTGCATGCTCATCGACTCCTCAACCTTTCTGGACGCGGCCCCAGGTGTGGACGGGATGCGTGACCCCTGACCCCTCGTACCTGGGGCCGCACCCCATCTCAGCGACGCCCCGCTGCGAGAGGCAGGGGCAAAGGTCCCCCACATCGCCCGGGTGGGGGTCGGGGCGGCGGGCCCGGTGCACCCGGGACCTCCGTCCCTCCCCGGCAGGCGGTCCCTGCGATTGAGTGGGACCAAGCCGTGGTGAACCGGCCCGGCGGAGAGGAGACCCCCATGAAGGCCGCACCTGGCGACCGGCTCGTCATCCACAGCCTGCACGTCGACGGTCCCGTCCGGGACGGTGAGATCCTGGAGGTGCGAGGAGCAGACGGGGCGCCGCCGTACCTCGTCCGCTGGTCCGACACCGGGCACGAGGGTCTGGTCTTCCCGGGTCCCGACGCCACCGTCCAGCACTTCGAGCACGTGACGCCGGCCGATGGTGGCGCCACGTGACGTAGAGCCGCCGGACGTCGAGGACGATCTCGCCGCCCCGGCCCGACCCGAACGGCCGGTGCCCGGCTCCGGCCTGAGCGTCGACGAGGCCCGCCGGCTCCTCGAGGAGCACGGACCCAACCGGATCCCGCGGTCCCGTCCGCCGCGGATGCTCGGGCGTGTGCTCATGCAGCTGCGCGACCCGATGCTGCTGCTGCTGCTCGCCGCCGGCGTCTTCACGACCCTGACCGGTGACGTCCCCGACACCCTGGTGATCGGGCTCGTCGTCGTGCTCAACACCGTGCTCGGCGTCGTCCAGGAGTGGCGCGCCGAGCGGGCCATCGCTGCCCTGGACCGGCTGGCGGCGCCCTGGGCGGTCGTGATCCGCGACGGCGCACCGACCCGGCTCTCGGCCGAGGACGTCGTTCCCGGGGACCTGCTGGTGCTGGGTGCGGGGGACGTGGTCGCCGCCGACGGCGAGCTGGTGGAGGCACACCGGCTGCAGCTCGACGAGTCGGCGATCACCGGCGAGTCCGAGCCGCGCGAGCGGGCGGTCGGCGAGCAGGTGGAGGCCGGGACCGTGACCACCCGCGGTCGGGCGGTCGCCGTCGTGACGCGGACCGGCGCGACGAGCGGTCTCGGCCGGATCGCCGCGCTGGTGGCGCAGGCCCCGCGTCGGAGCACGCCGCTGCAGCAGCGGCTCACCCGGCTCAGCGGCCAGCTCGTCGTCGCCGTCGCCGCGCTCGCGACGCTGGTGCTGCTGCTGGGACTCGCCCGCGGGCGTCCCTTGGTCGACATGATCCTGGTGGCGGTCAGCCTCGCGGTGGCCGCGGTGCCGGAGTCGTTGCCGGCGGTGGTCTCCATCGCCCTGGCCACCGGAGCCCACCGGATGGCGCAGCGGCACGCCGTCGTCCGGGCACTCCCCGCCGTGGAGACGCTGGGCTCGGTGACCGTCCTCGCCTCGGACAAGACCGGCACCCTCACCGAGGGCAAGATGGTGGTGGAGCGGCTGTGGACGCCGGCCGACGGTGAGCCCGCGGAGCGTGACCTGCTGCGCGACGGCGTGCTGTGCAATGACGCCCAGGACTCCATCGACGACTCGGGCGACCCGTTGGAGGTGGCCCTGGTGAACGCGGCCCGGGAGGTCTTCCCGGTGGCCGCGGCACGCCAGGAGTGGGCGCGCCTCGAGGAGCGGCCCTTCGACAACCAGGTGCGCCGGATGCTCACCCTGCACCGCAACGACGCCGGGCGACGGCTGCTGGTCTGCAAGGGCGCGGCCGAGGCGGTCGCGGAGCTGCTGGCCGACGACCAGCCGGCGCAGCGCTCGCTGCTGGCCGCCGAGGAGCTGAGCGAGGCGGGCTACCGGGTGCTGATGGTGGCCGACCGGGAGGGCGACGAGCTGCTCGGGCTCGACGACGCCGGCCTGCGACTCGTCGGCCTGGTGGCGATCAGCGACCCGCCCCGGGCGGCGGCCCGAGGTGTCATCGACGAGCTGCACGGTGCCGGCATCCGGCTGGTGCTAGTCACCGGGGACAACGCCGGCACCGCGCGCGCGGTGGCTGCCCGGCTCGGCCTGCTGGACGCGACCCCGGCGGTCGTCGAGGGAGCGGACCTGTCCGGCCGACTCGCGCAGGGGCCCCCGGACGACGTCGGCGTCTTCGCCCGGATCCGGCCGGAGCAGAAGGTGGAGATCGTCGAGCACCTGCAGCAGTGCGGTGAGGTGGTCGCGATGACCGGCGACGGCGTCAACGACGCGCCTGCCCTGCGCCGCGCGGACATCGGGGTGGCGATGGGCGACACCGGCACCGAGGTGGCCCGCCAGGCGGCCGACGTCGTGCTGGTCGACGACAACCTCGAGACGCTGGCGCATGCCGTCGAGGAGGGTCGGCGGGTCTACACCAACATCCGCACCTTCCTGCGCTACGGCATCAGCGGCGGCTTCGCGGAGGTGGCCGTCATGCTGCTCGGACCGTTCCTGGGGATGCCGATCCCGTTGCTGCCGGCCCAGATCCTCTGGATCAACATGCTCACGCACGGGCTGCCCGGTGTCGCGTTCAGTGCCGAGCCGGCCGACCCGCGCACGATGAAGCAACCGTCGCGCCCGCCGCAGGAGTCGATCCTCGGGGCAGGGCTGCTCCGCCAGATCGCCATCGCCGGCTCGCTGATCGGTGTCGTGTCACTCGTGGCCGGCCTGCTCGCCCTGCAGTGGGGGGCCCACGTCCAGAGCAGCGTGTTCGTGACGCTCGCCTTCGGCCAGCTGTCCGTCGCGCTCGCACTGCGGGCCCCCGTCGCCCGGCGTCGGCTGCGCGAGCGGATGGTGGAGCTGGCCGTGGCGGGGGCGGTGCTGCTCCAGCTGCTTGCGCTCTACGTCCCGCTGCTGCAGGAGCTGCTCGGCACCCGCCCCCTGACCGCCTCGGAGCTGGCCGCGGCCGGCGCCCTGGGGGTGCTCCCCGGGCTGGCCGTGCGGGTCTTCCGGGGTCGCTGAGCCGCGCGGACCTCAGGTGCGCAGGAACACGTCGCGAAGCGCGCGTCGCGGGGTGCGCTCGAGGGGCTCCCGGGACGCGGGCAACCACCCGATCCGGACCAGGATCTGCGGGCAGAGCCGGTCCTCCAGCACGGTGCCGGAGACCTCGGCGCGGGTCTGCGCCACCTCGATGCACTGGCTCATCGGCACCACCGAGAGGCCCTTCTGCGTCGCCCGGAGCCAGACCTCGCTCAGCGCCTCCCCGGCCCGCAACCGCGAGAGCGTGTCGTCCGAGGAGGTCGCCACCATCAGCAGCCCGACGCCCTCCTCCTCCATCGCCTCGGGCGGTGCCGGCTCCCGACGCAGCAGGTCGGCGGTCGGCATCCCCGAGCCGCGGTCGTTGCGCCGCCACAGCGCCAGCTCGTCGAGGTAGGCGGTGTCACTGCGCTGCAGCTCGTCGGCCCGGGCGGTGAGCTCGGCGAGACGTTGCCGGACCGCACCGTCGGAGACCGGCAGCACGTGGGCCCCCCAGCGGGAGCCCGACCGGGCGAGGCTGTGCAGCTGCTCCGGGGGCACCGGCCACGAGCCGAGCGGGCGGCGGTCGGTGTGCCGCGCCGCCAGCGCCTGCAGCAGCCGGGTGGCGTCGGGGGAGACCGGAGCCCGGGTGAACGACACCATCGCCAGGCGGTGCGGCCGGCCGGGCTCGGGGACCCGGCGTACATGGGAGGCCCAGCCCAGGCCTGCCGCCGCGACCTGGACGTGGTGGAGCGCCGCACCGCAGCTGATCGCCAGGTCGCGGCCGTCAGGGTCGCTGTGCAGCAGCTGCCGGGACCGGTCGGCGACCAGCTCGAGACCGGTGGCCGTCGCCCGCCACAACCAGGGCTGGGTGTTGTGCACGCTGGGCGCGCGGCAGGCGAGCGTCAGCAGCTCCTCGTACGGCGGCGCCGCCGTCGTCGCACGGGCCGACGCGCTGGTGCCGGTCACGAGCGCACCGTCTGGGTGGGGCGGGTCCGCTGGTGCGCGGCGGAGGCGGGCGTCTCCGCCTGTCGCAGCGCCGGGACCACCTCGACGGGGCACAGCGACTCCTGGATGAGCGACCGGGTCAGCGAGCCCAGTCTCGGCACGCGTCTCGGGGCCCGGTTGCGACCGACGACGAGGAGGTCGGAGTGGCCCGAGGCCTGCAGCAGCGCGTCGAAGGGACGCATGTGCAGCACGTGCACCCGGACCTCCACCCCGGGGTAGTCGTCGCGGAGCTCGGTCACCCGGCTCTGCAGGTCGCGTTGTGCCTGCGCGGCCCAACGGTGCACCGCCTTGCGGTCGGCGATCGCGTCGTCGTAGGCGGTCGGGAGGTGCCACGCGTGCATCACGGTGAGCGTCCCGCGCAGACCCTCGGCGATCGAGAACCCGTGGCGCAGCAGCGCCTCGTCGGGGTGCACCTGGTCGACCGCGACGGTGACGTGGGCACCGGCGGTGAGCGGCCCGGTCCAGGACTCCGGCACCGAGACCATCGGGACCCCGCACCGCTCCGCCACACCGGCCGCGGTCGACCCGGTGAAGATCCGGGCGAACCGGGACTGCTGCCGGTGCTGCAGGACCAGCCGGTCCGCGCGCTCGCTGGCCTCGAGCAGCACCGGGACGGTGGAGCCGGTCCTGACCACCGTGTCGACCGGCAGCCGTCCGTCGCTGAGCTGCTGCACGCGCTCCGCGGCGTGGTGGACCAGCTGCTCCCCGACCAGCTGGGCCCCACGCAGCGTGAGGAGCATCGACTCGGGACCTCCGGCACCGCGCGAGTGGACGACGTGCACGAGCCGCACTCCCCGGCCTTCGCGCAACGCCTGGTCCGTGGCGAAGGTCAGCGCGGCCTCATGCACGTCGGAGTCACCGACGGCGACGACGATCGGCAGGAGGTCGCGGCTGGACATGGCTACTTCCTTCGACGGCTCGGTCAGTCACTTCACCGTCTCGGCTCGACGCCGGGACCGACCAGGGTCGAAGTCCCTTGGCTGGCATGACCAACGCACCTGACCACGCTCCGCGACGTCACGTGACGGTGGGACCGACGAGCCCGGCCACCGGGCGGGACCACGACGAGGAGAGCCCCATGCGAGCGGTGCGGATGACGCAGTGGCAGGGGGAGCCGGTGCTCACCGAGGTGCCGGAGCCTGACCCGGGGCCGGGCGAGGTCGTGATCGCGGTCGGAGGCGCCGGCGCCTGCCACTCCGACCTGCACCTGCTCCACGAGTTCGAGGCCGGCGCGCTGCCGTGGAACCCGCCGTTCACCCTCGGTCACGAGAACGCCGGTTGGGTGCATCGGCTGGGTCCGGGCGTCGAGGGCCTCGAGCCCGGGGACCCGGTGGCCGTCGTGGGCGCCTGGGGGTGCGGGCGGTGCGGCCGTTGCCTGGCCGGGCTGGAGACCTACTGCGAGCGTCCCGACCTGGCCCCGGTGCCGGGCGGGGGAGGTGGCCTCGGCCTCGACGGCGGGATGGCGGACTACCTGCTGGTGCCGGGCGCCCGGCACCTCGTCCCGCTGCCCGAGGGGCTCACCCCGGCCGAGGCGGCGCCGCTGACCGACGCCGGGCTGACGCCGTACCACGCGGTGCGTCGTTCGCTGGCCAAGCTCACCCCGGAGAGCACCGCGGTCGCGGTGGGCGTCGGCGGCCTGGGTCACCTGGCGGTCCAGATCCTCAAGGCCGTGTGCCCGGCCCGGGTGATCGCGGTCGACCCGCGCGAGGACGCCCGGAGCCTCGCGCTCGCCGAAGGTGCCGACCTGGCGCTGCAGCCGGGTGAGGGACTGGTGGAGCAGGTCCGTGACGCCACCCACGGCCACGGCGCCGACGTGGTCCTGGACTTCGTGGGGTCGGACGACTCGCTCGCCGCCGCGGCGGCGTACGCCCGGCCGTTGGGCGACCTGACGATCGTGGGCATCGCCGGCGGCAGCCTCCCGGTGTCGTTCTTCGGCGTCCCCTACGAGCTCAGCGTGCAGACGACCTACTGGGGCAACCGGTCCGAACTCGCCGAGGTCCTCGAGCTCGCGGCCCGCGGTCTGGTCCGGGCCAGGACGACGACCTTCGACCTCGACGACGCGGTCGACGTGTACGCCCGGCTCGCCGCCGGAGAGATCACCGGACGCGCCGTCGTGGTGCCGGCGCGCGAGCCCGTCAGGACGGCATGACCCGTCTGCCGGTGACCTGGTCCGGGGTCACGCGCAGGACCAGCGAGCGGTCGCCGGCTGCCCAGGGCACCGGACGTGCCTCGTCGGTCTCGGGCAGCTCCCCGGGGTCGGCGGCCCGGGAGGGGCCCCGGACGAGGACGCTCCAGCCCGACTGCGTGTAGTCGTCGAACTCGTCGACCTCGAAGGCGGCGTAGCCCCATCGCAGGTGCTGGCCGAGCAGGCCGTCGGGCGAGGTGCGGAACAGGACAGATCGGTCGTGCACCGTGTAGTTGACCGGCAGCATCACCGCTCCCCTCCCGTCGCAGAAGCCCACCCGACCCACTTCGTGTGTCGCCAGCAGGTCCCAGCACTCCTGCGCGGACAGCTCGTTGAGATGCCCTGGTGCCCATCGACCGTCGAGCATGTAACCCACCTCTTCGACCTTCTCGGCCGCTGCGGCCTGCGCTGCATCGGCTGCATCTGCTGCATCGCCTGCAGCAGTCAGTACGTCGGTGTCCAGACGTCCTCGGGGTGGCCGTGGCGCCGGCCTCCCGCCCTGGACAGCGCCGGCACCACGGCGATCGGGACCTCGGCGTGGTGCAGCACGGCCCGTGCCGTGGAACCGACATGGAAGCCGCCGAGGTGACGAGGCGACGTGTGCCGCCCGACCACGGCCAGCTGGGCGACGTGGCTCGCGTCCACCACGGCGTCCGTGGGGGTCTCGGCCACCGCCTCCACGGTGATCTCGAGCTCGGGGTAGCGCTCCCGCCACGGCGTGACCAGCGCCTCGAGCTGCTCGTCGTAGCGGGTGCGGCACTCGGTGATGTCGTCCGGGGACCAGGCGTAGAGCGACGGGACGTCCCAGGCCGACACGACCACCAGGGCGACTCCGAGCCGGTCCGCGCGCGCGGCCGCGAACTCCAGCACCGCCTCGTCGGTCCCGACGCTGAGGGTGTCGCCCTTGGGCCGCCCGGGCGGCGGCAGCTCCGGCATCTCCACGCCGACCACGATCGGGGCGGTCCGCTTGACCAGCTGGACCCAGTGCTCGGGCACCACGACCGTCGGGACGGGGGACCGGCCGGCGACGGCCACCGAGGTGCTGGTCGCCGTCAGGCGGTGGGCCTTGCTGAGCGCGCGACGGCCGATGACCAGCAGGTCCGCGGTCGCCGCGGTGTCGAGCAGCAGCTGGGTGGCGGTTCCGGCGTCGACCACGATCTTGGTCTCGGCGCGGCCGATCTCCAGGCCGCGCAGCAGGTGTTCGATGTCCCTCTGGGCCTGCGCCTCGATCCGCGCCGGCGAGGCGGCCTCGGGCCGGACGGAGAGGGTGTTCAGGGTGGGGTAGGCGGTGACCAGCGTGAGGCTGCCGCCGGGGTGGTCGGCCTCCCGCGCCGCCCAGCTGACGGCGCTGGTGCTCCGGCCGTCGGGGTCGACGCCGACGACCACCCGACTGGCCGCGGTCTCGGCCCGCTGCTCCTGCGGGGTCCTCGTTGACATGCTCATGCTGGCTCCTCGTTCACGACCTGGTCACCACGCCTCCCCTGATCCGAGCCTGGTCCCGGAGGCGGCGAGGCCCCAGGGGCTCTGGTACCGGCGGGCCGGGGCGAAGGTCCCGCGGGGCTCTCACACGACCGCGGCGACACCGGAGTGGCGCTGGACCGTTCCGTCTTCGCCGCGGGACGGGACGGTCACCACCGGACAGTCCGACGCACGGCCGTCGGCAGGCTGGGCCGCGTCGCGGCCCGGGGAACGGGACGGCTGACCGAGCACCAGCAGCTGCGCCTCGGCGCAGTGGCGGGCGAGCACCTCGCGCACCGGGCCTTCCTCGATCTCGAGCCGCGTCCGGTAGGGAACTGCGTCTGCGCTGGCCAGCGCCTGGCGGAGCCAGGCGGTCGCCTGGGCCCGGACGGACGCCTCCTCGGCCTGGTGGAAGTCGGCCCGTGCCGAGGCCGGCCCGCTGTCACCTGTGTAGGCGTGAACGGCGACGAGAGGAGCGCCGGTGAGCTGGCTCTGCCAGGCGGCCCATCTCAGCGCCTCGGCGGCTGCCAGCGACCCGTCGATCCCGACGACGATCGTTGCCTGGTCCATCACTGCTCTCACTCCTCGTGCTCACGGGCGACCGTTTGCCTGCGTGTGCGACCAGCGTGCGACGGCACTCCGTCCGGCTGCACCGGCATCGGTCAGTGCTCCGGGGGTCGAAGGTCCCTGCGCCGTTCGCGGGCGCGGACGACGATCTCGGCCTAGGCTGGCCCCACAAGTGACGGGACGCGGAGGGCAGGACATGGATCCTGAGGGCGTGTCTCCGCACGGGCAGAACTCCGAGTCACCGCTTGGCCCGGGGCCCGGCGGCGGCTCCGGTATCCGGCCGTCCGCAGCCCTGGCGCCGCTCGCCGGCGCCGAGCTCGAGGACCTGCTGCGCGAGCTGCTGCAGCGCGTCGACGAGGTGATGGACACCCAGCACCGGCTCCGGCTGCTCCTCGACGCCACCCTGCGCATCGCCGCCGACCTCGACGTCGACAGCGTCCTGGAGGCGACGGTGCGTGTCGCCTGCGACCTCGCCGGGGCCCGGTACGGCGCCCTGGCGGTGCTCCGGTCGCGGGCCGACCACCGGCTGAGCGACTTCGTCACGCACGGGATGAGCGAGGATCAACGCCGCGCCATCGGCGAGCAGCCGGAAGGTCTCGGTGTGCTCGGGCTGCTGATCGACCGGCCGGAGCCGATGCGGCTGCACGACCTCACCCGGCATCCCCTGGCGGTCGGCTTCCCCGAGCACCACCCGATGATGCGGTCCTTCCTCGGGGTGCCGATCCGGATCCGGGACAAGGTGTTCGGCAACCTCTACCTCACCGAGAAGTTCGGCGGCGGCGACTTCAGCGACACCGACGAGGCTGTCGTGATCGCGCTGGCTGCGGCGGCCGGAGTGGTGATCGAGAACGCACGGCTCTACGAGGAGTCCGCGCGCCGCGAGCGGTGGCTGGCGGCCTCGGCGGAGATCACCGCCCTGCTGCTCGGTGAGGTGTCCCAGGACGAGGCGCTCCAAGGGGTGGCCGACCGGGCTCGCGAGATCTCCCACGCCGACTCGGCCGCGGTGGTGCTGCGGCGGTCCGAGGACGAGCTGGAGATCAGGGTCACCTCCGGCGAGGCTCCCGAGGCGAGCACCCTCTCGCGGGTCCACGTCACCGAGACGCTGGCCGGCGTCGTGGTCTCCACCGGGGAGCCGGTGATCGTCGAGAACATCAACGACGATCCCCGGGCGTCTCCGGACGCCCGCACCGAGTGGCCCTCGATCGGGCCGGTGGTGCTGGTGCCGATGCGGACCACGGCCGGGGTGGAGGGGGTGCTCTCCCTCGCCTGGAGCCCGGAGCACGCCGACGGCTTCACCGAGCTCGACGTCGAGCTGCCCCGCCGGTTCGCGGCGCAGGCGGCGCTCGCCCTGCAGGTGGGACGCGCCCGCCAGGACCGGGAACGGCTCAGCGTGTTCGAGGACCGGGACAGGATCGGCCGCGACCTGCACGACCTGGTGATCCAGCGGCTCTTCGCGATCGGTCTGAGCCTGGAGAACACCTCTCGGATGATCGAGCGTCCCGAGCTGGCCGGGCGCATCAACGGTGCGGTCGACGACATCGACGCGACGATCAAGGACATCCGCCGGTCGATCTTCGCGCTGAGCGCCTCACCGGAGTCGGTGGATGTGCGGACCGCCCTGAGCGGCGTGGCCGACCGGGCCGCACGATCCCTGAAGCTGCGCCCGCACCTGCACTTCCAGGGGCCGGTCTCCAGCCTGGTCGACCAGGACACCACCGTCCACCTCGTGGCGGTGCTCCACGAGGCGCTCACCAACGTCTCGCGGCACGCCGGCACGCGCGACGTGGACGTGCTGCTCTCGGTCGGCGACGACATCGTGCTCACCGTCCGGGACAGCGGCCGGGGCATGTCGGCGGAGGCGGTGCGCGGCGGGCTGAGCAACCTCGAGGAGCGCGCCGCCGAGCTCGGCGGCAGCTGCGTGGTCGACTCCCGGCCGGGAGAGGGGACCGTGCTGCGGTGGAGCGTCCCCCGCGCCTGACCCACGACACCCCACCCCGCCCAACCCCACCCCGCCGAGTCGGCGCATCTGCAGCGCTGGACCCCGTCGAGTCGGCGCATCTGCAGCGGTGACGGACGGTCGGTGATGAACAGTCCGCGCGCCCAGCCGCTTCGCCTCGGAGCATGGGCTGCAGATGCGCCGACTCGGTAGCTGGGTGGGCTGCAGATGCGCCGACTCGGCAGCTGGGTGGGCTGCAGATGCGCCGACTCGGCGGCGCTGTGATCGACTTCGGGGGATTGGCCCGGGTTCGGGACCTGGGTCCTGGACGGCGGGCCCTCGGACCTGCCCGGACGGGCCGGTCGAGGACTACTGTCGTGCCATGACTGCCCCTGCAGAGACGCGCAAGATCCGGGTCTTCCTGCTCGACGACCACGAGATCGTGCGACGGGGGCTCAAGGAGCTGCTGGAGAACCACGGCGACATCGAGGTGGTCGGTGAGTCCGGCCTGGCCATGGAGGCGACCCGTCGGATCCCGGCGCTGCGTCCGGACGTGGCGGTGCTCGACGGTCGGCTGCCGGACGGTTCCGGGATCGACGTCTGCCGGGAGATCCGCTCGCAGAACCCGGAGATCGCCGCACTGATCCTCACCTCGTTCGACGACGACGAGGCACTGTTCTCCGCGATCATGGCCGGCGCCGCCGGCTACGTCCTCAAGCAGGTCCGCGGCAACGACCTCGTCGACACCGTACGGCGGGTCGCGGCCGGCCAGTCCACGCTGGACCCGGCGGTCACGGAGCAGGTGCTCGACCGGCTGCGCAAGGGCCCCGAGGAGGACCCGGTGCTGGCGCCGCTGACCGCGCAGGAGCGCCGGATCCTCGAGCTGATCGGGGAGGGGATGACGAACCGGCAGATCGCCGAGTCGATGTACCTCGCCGAGAAGACGGTGAAGAACTACGTCAGCGCGATGCTCGCCAAGCTCGGCTTCGAGCGCCGCACCCAGGCCGCGGTGTTCGCCGCGAAGCACCTCAACCAGGGCTGACCAAAGTCCCCCGGCAGGGCGACCTCGTTCCCTGACCCGGGGCGCCGCCCGGCACCAGGCTGAAGGGTGCAGGCGAGGCAGCGGGGAGGTCGGTGATGGACCAGGCAGCCGGCACCCGACCGGGCCGGGCACGTCCTGTCGTGCTGGTCGGCGTGGACGGCACCGAGGACGGCGAGCGGGCGCTGCGGTACGCCGTCGCGGAGGCGCACCGGCGGGACGCCCGCCTGCGGATCGTGCACGCGCGCCAGCAGGTGGCACTCGTGGCACCACTGGCGCAGATGGTTCCGGAGCACCACGTGGCCGAGGTGGCACAGGGCATCGTCGAGCGTGCTGTGCAGACGGCCCGCGAGCTGGGCTACGCGGCACCGGACCTCGAGTGCCTGCAGGAGAGCGCGCCGGTCCACACCGCCCTTCTCGCGCACGCGCACGACGCGACCTGCGTGGTGCTCGGGCGACGCGGGTCCGCCGCCCGGCACCTGGCGACCGGCTCCACGACCTCGGCGGTGGCGGCTCTGTCGCCGGTCCCGACGATCGCCGTCCCTCCGGCGTGGCACCAGGGTCCTCAGCACGGGCTGGTGGTGGTGGGCATCAACGGCGCCGGCGCCGAGGACGCCGACGGGGCCTGGACGGTGGTCCGGGCCGCGCTCGCGGAGGCCAGGTCGCGGCATGCGCGCCTCGACGTGGTGCATGCCTGGCGGCCCTTCAGCCAGTACGACGCCGTCCTGGACACGAAGGCCCTGGCCCGCACCTGGAGCCGGAGCGCCCAGGTGTCGCTGACCCGGTGGATGCACGACCACCAGCCGGGGCGTGACGTCGAATGGGTCGTGCAGCCGCGCTACCAGCGTCCGGCGGTCGCCCTGCACGAGGTGTCTCGGATCGCGGACCTGCTCGTGCTGGGCCGGCACGGACGCACCGGTCTGCTGGCTCTCTCGCCCGGATCGGTCACGCGCACGTTGCTGCGGGTCAGCGAGTGCCCGGTGATGGTCGTGCCGCTGCCGTCCACGGCGGGGTCGGACGGTGCGGACGCGGACCCTGCCGCGTCCGTCGTACATGCGTGAGGAGAGGAAGTCATGAGGGCCTGGGTCGTCTACGAGTCGATGTTCGGCAACACCGAGGAGGTCGCGCGGGCGGTGGCCGAGGGGCTGAGCACGCGGGCCAACGTCGAGCTGTACGACATGGCGCGGGCGCCGGCCGAGATCAACGGCCTGCTCGACCTGATCGTGGTCGGGGCGCCCACCCACGCGTTCTCCTTGAGCCGGCCGTCGACCCGGGCGTCGGCGATCGAGCAGGGCGCGACCCACGGCGCCGCGGAGCGCGGGGTGCGCGAGTGGCTCGAGCACCTGCACGACGGGCCGCACTCGGAGCTGGTCGCGGCGTTCGACACCCGCGTCGACAAGATCCGGCACCTGCCCGGCTCGGCCGCCCACAAGGCAGAGCGGCTGGCGCGCCACCACGGCTACTCCCCGGCGGGGAGGATGAGCTTCTACGTCTCCGACGCCCCGGGTCCGCTGCTCCCCGGCGAGCTGGACCGCGCGCGTGAATGGGGCAGGCACCTGGCCGAGGACATGGCGGCGCGGGCCGCGGGGCGCGTGGTCAGGTGACCCCGGCCCAGCGTGCCGGGACCCGGACGGGACCGGTCAGGACCGGCCGTCCTCGGCGACGAGTCGCTCGGTCAGCTGCTGGGCGGCACCGGCGATGTAGCGGCCGGCCATGTCGAGGCGGTCACCGAGCCGCCCCTTGGGTCCGGTGATGTTGATGGCGGCGACGATGCGGCCGTTGAAGTCGCGCACCGGGGCGGAGCAGCCGACCACGCCGTGCTCGAACTCCTCGTCGACCGTGGCGTAGCCGTTCGCGCGGATCCGTGTCAGCTCCTCGAGAAGCTCCTCGGGCGTCGTCACCTTGGGGTGCGCGCCCGCGACCGCGAGCTGCGCCGGGGTGAACCAGGCGCGGATCGCCGG
The DNA window shown above is from Nocardioides mesophilus and carries:
- a CDS encoding universal stress protein, giving the protein MDQAAGTRPGRARPVVLVGVDGTEDGERALRYAVAEAHRRDARLRIVHARQQVALVAPLAQMVPEHHVAEVAQGIVERAVQTARELGYAAPDLECLQESAPVHTALLAHAHDATCVVLGRRGSAARHLATGSTTSAVAALSPVPTIAVPPAWHQGPQHGLVVVGINGAGAEDADGAWTVVRAALAEARSRHARLDVVHAWRPFSQYDAVLDTKALARTWSRSAQVSLTRWMHDHQPGRDVEWVVQPRYQRPAVALHEVSRIADLLVLGRHGRTGLLALSPGSVTRTLLRVSECPVMVVPLPSTAGSDGADADPAASVVHA
- a CDS encoding flavodoxin family protein, whose protein sequence is MRAWVVYESMFGNTEEVARAVAEGLSTRANVELYDMARAPAEINGLLDLIVVGAPTHAFSLSRPSTRASAIEQGATHGAAERGVREWLEHLHDGPHSELVAAFDTRVDKIRHLPGSAAHKAERLARHHGYSPAGRMSFYVSDAPGPLLPGELDRAREWGRHLAEDMAARAAGRVVR